A DNA window from Engystomops pustulosus chromosome 10, aEngPut4.maternal, whole genome shotgun sequence contains the following coding sequences:
- the LOC140105260 gene encoding flavin-containing monooxygenase 3-like isoform X2, which produces MCHSDFPMPEDFPNFLPNHKYFEYIRLYADHFKLVKYIKLKTSVCRLEKHTDFPVNGQWLVTTESNGVKKTDIFDAVMVCTGQHAKPAMDLENIPGIDMFRGKVLHCREYKRPIGFDGQQVLIIGMGNTGVDIATELCTKASQVYLSCKTGVWVLQRLGKEGLPYDLGFIRRSVSWIHNIMPPAVSRWMLKKYMNDQFNHDLYNIQPEGVAWREPLVNEELPSCIMSGSIMIKQQVKKFTETSVHFEDGSVVENLDIVILATGYDYSFPFLDESIIKKDENKGSFYKKIIPLRIEKPTIAFIAFVLPIGPAMVVGELQSRWATRLVKGLHKLPDPEEMEKEMRRDEQRRKKWFGASENNFRRTDYVSYMDDLASDIGVSLNIWKLFLTDPVLAWKVVFGPCNSYHFRLTGPGKWDGAREAIMTQWDRIAKPLSTRVVKKKIKLNFLSFTPWILCVGVLLLAICLQG; this is translated from the exons ACAAGTGTTTGCCGATTGGAGAAACATACTGACTTCCCAGTTAATGGACAGTGGTTGGTAACTACAGAGAGTAATGGAGTAAAGAAGACAGACATCTTTGATGCAGTTATGGTTTGCACTGGACAGCATGCAAAACCTGCAATGGACTTGGAAAACATTCCAG GTATTGACATGTTTAGAGGTAAAGTTCTACATTGCAGAGAATACAAGAGGCCCATTGGATTTGATGGGCAACAAGTATTAATAATTGGAATGGGCAACACTGGAGTTGATATCGCTACTGAGTTATGCACAAAAGCCTCACAG GTATATCTTAGCTGTAAAACAGGAGTATGGGTTCTTCAACGGCTTGGAAAAGAAGGACTTCCGTATGATTTGGGATTCATCCGTCGTTCTGTCAGTTGGATCCACAATATAATGCCACCAGCTGTGTCTCGATGGATGCTGAAGAAGTACATGAATGACCAATTTAACCATGACCTGTACAACATACAACCAGAGGg GGTGGCTTGGAGAGAACCTTTAGTGAATGAAGAACTACCAAGTTGTATTATGTCAGGATCAATCATGATCAAGCAACAAGTAAAAAAGTTCACTGAGACATCAGTCCATTTTGAAGATGGTTCCGTTGTGGAGAATCTTGACATTGTTATACTGGCCACAGGCTATGACTACAGTTTCCCTTTTCTAGATGAATCCATCATTAAAAAGGATGAAAACAAAGgatctttttataaaaaaataatcccTCTGCGAATTGAAAAACCCACAATAGCATTCATTGCATTTGTCCTACCAATTGGGCCAGCTATGGTGGTCGGTGAACTTCAGTCTCGATGGGCAACAAGACTTGTCAAGG GATTACATAAACTTCCAGATCCTGAAGAAATGGAAAAAGAAATGCGTAGGGATGAACAGCGCAGAAAAAAATG GTTTGGAgcatctgaaaataattttcgtCGCACCGATTACGTCTCATACATGGATGATCTGGCCTCAGATATTGGAGTGAGTCTGAACATATGGAAACTATTTCTGACAGATCCTGTGTTAGCATGGAAGGTTGTTTTTGGACCATGCAATTCTTATCATTTCCGTCTGACTGGTCCAGGCAAATGGGATGGAGCTCGAGAAGCAATAATGACTCAATGGGATCGTATAGCAAAGCCACTAAGTACAAGGGTGgtgaagaaaaaaattaaattgaattTCTTATCATTTACACCTTGGATCCTTTGTGTTGGCGTTTTGTTATTGGCTATTTGCCTCCAAGGTTAA